The following nucleotide sequence is from Halobacillus mangrovi.
TGAAAATTGAATCGTTTGCAGCTGATTATTGTTAAATAAGTATTGTTTTACTTCAATTAGGACAGGAAAACCAATGGCTCCTGCAATAATTAAAATCATATTAATGAATTGTACAAAATAATCATCCTTAAACGGAATGAGGGATTGACCTGTTATATCAAAGCCACCATTTGTCATGGCGCTAATTGTACCGAAAAAGCCCTGCAAGTAGGCTTCACCCGGATCGTAATATTGTAAAAAATAAGTTCCGAGCGTAAGGAATCCAACAAATTCTATCAGTAATACAACGAGTACAATCTCCTGCACCATCCGAACCATACCCTGGTAACGTGTTTGATTCTGGTCCGTCATGATTAAACGGCGTTCTTTCAACCCTATTTTTTTGCCGAGAACAAGCCAAACTAAAGTGCCCAGCGTCATTACGCCGATACCGCCAAATTGAAGCACTAAAGCAAGAATAAACACGCCAGCTGTACTGAAGGTATCTGCAGTTGGGACCGTAGTCAGACCCGTAACACTCACGGCACTGACTGCTGTAAATAATACATCGATGAAATCCATATCTACACCTGGTTTATGAGCCACCGGCAATGCAATAAGTATGGATGATATGGTAACCGCAAAAAGGTAGTATACTGCGATTAATTGAAATGGCGATAATTCATTGAGCCAACGCAGGCTTTTTCTTCTCACCCACATAGAATATCTCCTTTAATGCTGCTTTTTCTAGTTTATGTGTTCGAACGCCATTTCTTATTATAGCAGGATGATTCTCTAATTTCTTTATCCATTTAAAATTCTTTCACCCTTTTT
It contains:
- a CDS encoding TrkH family potassium uptake protein, whose amino-acid sequence is MWVRRKSLRWLNELSPFQLIAVYYLFAVTISSILIALPVAHKPGVDMDFIDVLFTAVSAVSVTGLTTVPTADTFSTAGVFILALVLQFGGIGVMTLGTLVWLVLGKKIGLKERRLIMTDQNQTRYQGMVRMVQEIVLVVLLIEFVGFLTLGTYFLQYYDPGEAYLQGFFGTISAMTNGGFDITGQSLIPFKDDYFVQFINMILIIAGAIGFPVLIEVKQYLFNNNQLQTIQFSLFAKLTTITFFALVVLGTIVIVLLEFNNFFADKDWHEIFFYALFQSITTRSGGLSTMDINQFTEQTQLFMSSLMFIGASPSSVGGGIRTTTFALVVIFILTFARGGNHIRIFRREIHNEDLNKAVVVTLMALFLCFLAVIALSISEPFTLNEIIFEVTSAFGTVGLSLGITSGLTTFGKTVLMLLMFLGRIGILTFLFTFHNDKKKGKYHYPKERIIIG